In one window of Carcharodon carcharias isolate sCarCar2 chromosome 14, sCarCar2.pri, whole genome shotgun sequence DNA:
- the LOC121287627 gene encoding insulin gene enhancer protein ISL-1-like, which yields MGDLGNPSKRQGSASVCFGCNKHITDPYILRVYPDLKWHATCLKCVECNQYLDESCTCFLREGKTYCKTDYFKKFSVRCAQCQVGLVSSDLVLRAGGLTYHQQCFRCVACNRQLLPGDECRLRFDGPYCVEDGWLLDPSLIQGDPLSSVTDNDSLFLSEKVKACQPALRALKHSDKITRVRTVLNEQQLLTLRTCYAANPRPDALMKQQLMEMTGLSSRVIRVWFQNKRCKDKKKSIMQKHTDQCNRNKADIQGSIGTLMKATSPLAQKVDFQCSPVEVQGYRPPWEDLSDFTLQVCTKYPGSVHNSYFLSRSLILEILEEQCRTQGWLLRDKGHRQRTWLMMSMQWPQTPTEKRYNEAHTATWALVEHTIFRDAEDAIAMPGQIWQALQCTPQRVSRIIMLHYTT from the exons ATGGGGGACCTGGGAAACCCTTCTAAAA GGCAAGGCTCAGCATCTGTATGTTTTGGCTGCAATAAGCATATCACAGATCCCTATATTCTGAGAGTCTATCCAGATTTGAAGTGGCATGCAACCTGCCTCAAGTGTGTTGAGTGCAACCAGTATCTTGATGAGAGCTGCACCTGCTtcctgagagagggaaagacctACTGCAAGACTGACTATTTCAA aaaattttCGGTGAGATGTGCTCAATGTCAAGTTGGATTGGTATCTTCTGACCTGGTTCTCAGAGCTGGAGGCCTCACCTATCACCAACAATGCTTCCGCTGTGTAGCCTGCAATCGGCAGCTCCTACCTGGAGATGAATGCAGATTGCGATTTGATGGACCCTACTGTGTTGAGGATGGCTGGCTTCTGGATCCCAGCTTAATTCAAGGGGATCCTTTGAGCTCTGTAACAGACAATGACAGCTTGTTTCTATCAG AGAAAGTCAAGGCATGTCAGCCAGCACTGCGAgctctgaaacactctgataaGATAACCCGTGTGCGGACCGTACTGAATGAGCAGCAGTTGCTCACATTAAGGACCTGTTATGCTGCAAACCCCCGACCGGATGCACTCATGAAGCAGCAGCTCATGGAGATGACAGGACTCAGCTCAAGGGTCATCAGGGTCTGGTTTCAGAATAAACGATGCAAGGACAAAAAGAAGAGcataatgcagaaacacacagaccAGTGCAACAGGAACAAAGCA GATATTCAGGGGTCAATTGGGACTCTGATGAAAGCTACAAGTCCACTAGCGCAGAAAGTTGATTTCCAATGCAGTCCTGTTGAGGTACAGGGATACCGGCCACCTTGGGAAGACCTTAGCGACTTTACACTACAG GTTTGCACCAAATATCCAGGAAGTGTCCACAACTCATATTTCTTGAGTAGATCGCTGATCCTGGAGATCTTAGAGGAACAATGCAGGACCCAAggctggctcctcagggacaaagggCACCGGCAAAGGACATGGTTGATGATgtccatgcagtggcctcagactcctACAGAGaaaaggtacaacgaggctcatacCGCTACGTGGGCATTGGTCGAGCACACCATCTtcagggatgctgaagatgcgattgcaatgcctggacagatctggcaggCACTCCagtgcactccccagagggtgtcacggaTCATAATGCTGCACTACACAACCTGA